One stretch of Thermococcus sp. 21S9 DNA includes these proteins:
- the pcp gene encoding pyroglutamyl-peptidase I — MKVLVTGFEPFGGEEINPSWEAVKALPEELNGATLLKVQLPVSFNRVREILPRLITKERPDIVLLTGQAGGRPNVTVERVAINVMDSTMPDNDGFKPEDEPVFEGAPDAYFATIPIKEVVKALRKAGIPAGVSNTAGTYVCNTAMFTALHTIAVAGMETKAGFIHVPFSHAQALEKPRPSMAQETINEAIRKALEMLVTP, encoded by the coding sequence ATGAAGGTTCTGGTTACCGGCTTCGAGCCCTTCGGTGGTGAGGAGATAAACCCATCGTGGGAGGCCGTTAAGGCACTCCCCGAGGAACTCAACGGTGCAACGCTCCTGAAGGTTCAGCTACCGGTTTCCTTTAACCGCGTCAGGGAGATTCTGCCGAGACTAATCACTAAGGAGAGGCCTGACATTGTTCTCCTGACTGGTCAGGCCGGTGGAAGACCGAACGTAACGGTGGAGAGGGTCGCGATAAACGTGATGGACTCGACGATGCCGGACAACGACGGGTTTAAGCCGGAGGACGAGCCGGTCTTCGAGGGCGCTCCCGATGCTTACTTCGCCACTATACCGATAAAAGAGGTCGTGAAAGCCCTGAGAAAGGCCGGAATTCCAGCGGGGGTTTCTAATACCGCTGGCACCTACGTCTGCAACACCGCGATGTTTACCGCTCTACACACGATAGCGGTCGCTGGAATGGAAACGAAAGCAGGCTTCATCCACGTGCCCTTCAGCCACGCACAGGCCCTCGAGAAGCCGAGGCCGTCGATGGCGCAGGAGACGATAAACGAGGCGATAAGGAAAGCGCTGGAGATGCTCGTTACTCCTTGA